One genomic window of Maribacter aquivivus includes the following:
- the gdhA gene encoding NADP-specific glutamate dehydrogenase codes for MENKIKAFMDEVIARNGHEPEFIQAVQEVAETVIPYIANQDIYNGKNILLRMVEPERLISFRVAWVDDAGEIHVNRGYRIQMNSAIGPYKGGLRFHPTVNASILKFLAFEQVFKNSLTTLPMGGGKGGSDFDPKGKSDDEVMRFCHAFMLELNRHIGPNTDVPAGDIGVGAREIGFLFGMYKKIRNEFTGVLTGKGLSWGGSKIRPEATGYGTVYFAQSMLKTKNETFEGKTVVISGSGNVAQYAAEKAILLGAKVVTLSDSSGYIYDKDGLNDEKLAFVMDLKNNRRGRISEYADKYASAEFHKGKTPWEVKCDIALPCATQNELNQQDAKNLLKNGCMCVAEGANMPCDTDAVHEFNNAKILFAPGKASNAGGVATSGLEMSQNSLRISWTREEVDERLKDIMEDIHDSCIEYGKEEDGFCNYVKGANIAGFVKVADAMLAQGVI; via the coding sequence ATGGAGAATAAAATAAAAGCATTTATGGATGAGGTTATTGCCAGAAATGGTCACGAACCAGAATTCATACAAGCGGTGCAAGAAGTTGCAGAAACGGTTATACCATATATTGCAAATCAAGACATATATAATGGTAAGAACATTCTTTTAAGAATGGTAGAACCAGAACGTTTAATTTCATTTAGGGTAGCGTGGGTTGATGATGCAGGTGAAATTCATGTAAACCGTGGGTATAGAATACAAATGAACTCAGCAATAGGTCCTTATAAAGGTGGATTGCGTTTTCACCCAACCGTAAATGCGAGTATCTTAAAATTCTTGGCTTTTGAGCAAGTATTTAAGAACAGTCTTACAACATTGCCAATGGGTGGTGGTAAAGGTGGTTCTGATTTTGATCCAAAAGGAAAATCTGATGATGAGGTAATGCGTTTTTGCCATGCCTTCATGTTAGAATTAAATAGACATATAGGTCCTAATACAGATGTGCCTGCCGGTGATATAGGTGTTGGTGCTCGTGAAATAGGTTTTCTTTTTGGCATGTACAAAAAGATACGTAATGAGTTTACCGGGGTATTAACTGGTAAAGGTCTTTCTTGGGGTGGTTCTAAAATTAGACCAGAAGCTACAGGTTACGGTACTGTGTATTTTGCACAAAGTATGCTAAAGACAAAAAACGAAACTTTTGAAGGCAAAACAGTAGTAATTTCTGGGTCAGGAAATGTTGCTCAGTATGCAGCTGAAAAAGCAATTTTATTAGGGGCTAAAGTGGTAACACTTTCAGATTCTAGTGGTTATATCTATGACAAAGATGGCTTGAACGATGAGAAGCTTGCCTTTGTAATGGATCTTAAGAATAATAGAAGAGGACGTATTTCTGAGTATGCGGATAAATATGCTTCTGCAGAATTTCATAAAGGAAAAACACCTTGGGAAGTAAAATGTGATATTGCATTACCATGCGCTACCCAAAATGAGCTAAATCAACAAGATGCTAAAAATCTATTGAAAAATGGATGTATGTGTGTTGCAGAAGGTGCTAACATGCCTTGTGATACAGATGCTGTTCATGAATTTAATAACGCAAAAATATTGTTTGCACCAGGTAAAGCTTCAAATGCAGGTGGTGTTGCAACTTCAGGTTTAGAAATGTCTCAGAATTCATTAAGAATTAGCTGGACACGTGAAGAGGTTGATGAGCGTTTAAAAGATATTATGGAAGACATTCACGATTCTTGTATCGAATACGGTAAAGAAGAAGATGGTTTCTGTAACTATGTAAAAGGAGCCAACATTGCTGGTTTCGTTAAGGTTGCCGATGCCATGTTAGCACAGGGTGTTATCTAG
- a CDS encoding cystathionine gamma-synthase, with amino-acid sequence MASKNLKFNTKTIHGGQQPDEAYGAVMPPIYQTSTYAQTTPGGHKGYQYSRSANPTRTALENSLASIEGGEFGLAFGSGLAAIDAVIKLLAPGDEVISTDDLYGGTYRIFKKIFEKFGVVFHFVGMQGADAVRDKINSKTKLIWVETPTNPMMNIIDIKAVAALTKGTDIMLAVDNTFATPYLQLPLELGADIVMHSATKYLGGHSDTVVGALVVKDKELADKLYFIQNASGAVCGPMDSFLVLRGIKTLHVRMQRHCENGRAIAEYLKSNPKIEKVYWPGFKDHPNHHIAKEQMKDFGGMISFVPKGGSYDDAIKIVEKLRVFTLAESLGGVESLAGHPASMTHASIPKEERLRSGVVDSLIRLSVGIEDVDDLIADLEQAIE; translated from the coding sequence ATGGCTTCTAAAAATCTAAAGTTTAATACGAAAACCATACATGGTGGTCAACAACCAGATGAAGCGTATGGTGCTGTTATGCCGCCTATATATCAAACATCAACGTATGCCCAAACTACACCTGGTGGTCATAAAGGTTATCAATATTCTAGAAGTGCCAACCCAACAAGAACAGCTTTAGAAAATTCATTGGCAAGCATAGAAGGTGGTGAATTTGGTTTAGCCTTTGGTAGTGGTCTTGCTGCTATTGATGCTGTTATTAAACTATTGGCTCCAGGTGATGAAGTAATTTCAACAGATGACCTTTATGGAGGGACTTATAGAATATTCAAAAAGATATTTGAAAAGTTTGGTGTCGTTTTTCATTTTGTAGGTATGCAAGGTGCTGATGCTGTACGTGATAAAATCAATTCTAAAACAAAGCTGATTTGGGTAGAAACGCCTACCAACCCAATGATGAATATTATAGATATAAAAGCAGTAGCTGCCTTAACTAAAGGTACAGATATAATGTTAGCAGTAGATAATACTTTTGCTACCCCTTATTTGCAATTACCGTTAGAACTGGGGGCAGATATTGTAATGCATTCAGCAACCAAATATCTTGGTGGTCATAGCGATACGGTTGTAGGAGCGTTAGTAGTGAAAGACAAAGAATTAGCCGATAAACTTTATTTTATACAAAATGCCAGTGGTGCCGTTTGTGGACCTATGGATAGTTTTTTGGTCTTGAGAGGAATAAAAACACTGCACGTACGTATGCAACGCCATTGTGAAAATGGTAGGGCGATTGCAGAATACCTTAAAAGCAATCCTAAAATCGAAAAAGTCTACTGGCCAGGTTTTAAAGACCATCCTAATCATCATATCGCAAAAGAGCAGATGAAAGATTTTGGAGGTATGATTTCATTTGTACCCAAAGGCGGTAGTTATGACGATGCCATAAAGATTGTAGAAAAGCTACGGGTATTTACATTGGCAGAGTCTTTAGGAGGCGTAGAAAGTTTAGCCGGTCACCCTGCAAGTATGACACATGCAAGTATTCCGAAAGAAGAGCGACTTAGAAGCGGAGTGGTTGATTCGTTGATTAGATTAAGTGTTGGTATAGAGGATGTTGATGATTTAATAGCAGATTTAGAACAAGCGATAGAATAA